One stretch of Lysobacter sp. KIS68-7 DNA includes these proteins:
- the lexA gene encoding transcriptional repressor LexA, with amino-acid sequence MDLTDTQQAILALIAERIERDGVPPSQTEIAHACGFKGVRAAQYHLEALEQAGAIQRIPGVARGIRVVHPGGGSKPQPPAANDDALRLPVLGRVAAGVPIGADVGGDSYVLLDRVFFSPAPDYLLKVKGDSMRDEGIFDGDLIGVHRTRDARSGQIVVARVDDEVTVKLLKISHDRIRLLPRNPDYAPIDVQPGQDFAIEGLYCGLVRPNR; translated from the coding sequence ATGGACCTGACCGACACGCAGCAAGCCATCCTGGCCCTCATCGCGGAGCGGATCGAGCGCGATGGGGTTCCTCCGTCCCAGACGGAGATCGCCCACGCCTGCGGCTTCAAGGGGGTGCGCGCAGCGCAATACCACCTCGAGGCGCTCGAGCAGGCCGGTGCGATCCAGCGCATCCCCGGCGTGGCCCGCGGCATCCGGGTCGTGCATCCCGGCGGTGGGTCGAAGCCCCAGCCGCCAGCAGCCAATGACGATGCATTGCGCCTGCCGGTGCTCGGTCGCGTGGCGGCCGGCGTGCCGATCGGCGCGGATGTCGGCGGCGACAGCTACGTGCTGCTCGACCGCGTGTTCTTCTCGCCGGCGCCCGACTACCTGCTCAAGGTCAAGGGCGACTCGATGCGCGACGAAGGCATCTTCGACGGCGACCTGATTGGCGTGCACCGCACGCGCGACGCGCGCTCGGGCCAGATCGTGGTCGCCCGCGTCGATGACGAAGTCACCGTCAAGCTCCTCAAGATTTCCCACGACCGCATCCGCCTGCTGCCGCGCAACCCGGACTACGCGCCCATCGACGTGCAGCCCGGCCAGGACTTCGCGATCGAAGGCCTCTACTGCGGCCTGGTGCGGCCCAACCGATGA
- a CDS encoding CinA family protein, with product MSVPDDSSLQALSAQLGERLRAARHMLVTAESCTGGWIAKAVTDVPGSSDWFDCGLAAYSYEAKQALLGVRPETLERHGAVSRETVLEMVSGALVHSGASLSVAVTGIAGPGGGTTDKPVGTVWIAWKRRGGYAKAEIHHFDGDRDAVRRQTVEAALRGLGGLLD from the coding sequence ATGAGCGTCCCAGACGATTCCTCCCTGCAAGCGCTGTCCGCGCAACTCGGCGAACGCCTGCGCGCCGCGCGCCACATGCTGGTCACTGCCGAAAGCTGCACCGGCGGCTGGATCGCGAAGGCAGTGACCGACGTGCCGGGTTCCTCGGACTGGTTCGACTGCGGGCTGGCCGCCTACAGCTACGAGGCGAAGCAGGCGCTGCTCGGCGTGCGCCCCGAGACGCTCGAACGCCACGGCGCGGTGAGCCGCGAGACCGTGCTGGAAATGGTGTCGGGCGCGCTCGTGCATTCGGGCGCCTCGCTCTCGGTGGCGGTCACCGGCATCGCCGGCCCCGGCGGCGGCACGACCGACAAACCCGTGGGCACGGTCTGGATCGCCTGGAAACGGCGCGGGGGTTACGCGAAGGCCGAGATCCACCATTTCGATGGCGACCGGGACGCCGTGCGCCGGCAGACGGTGGAAGCCGCGCTGCGCGGGCTCGGGGGCCTGCTCGACTGA
- a CDS encoding anti-sigma factor, protein MTPDPDIERDDEGSNGDDVRAAEYVLGTMDADAREAFAARVARDPSLARSVDAWNGRLSPMADEFVAVAPPMHLWHAIRRRLGFDVVERTSTPLWERIAFWRGMGLAGLATTAACVIALVAVPRIGPSPLPSRAHSALPHPVRLVSTLADGKGRTTFVAAVDDDACTIVLMPRDRQPAPGQVPELWVIGADGVPRAIGVGSDAPLQAMTVPDAMRPGLLNAGLQQTGATLAVSMEPPGGSPTGRPTGFIAGKGPITRL, encoded by the coding sequence ATGACACCCGACCCGGACATCGAACGCGACGACGAAGGCAGCAACGGCGACGACGTCCGCGCCGCCGAATACGTGCTCGGCACGATGGACGCCGATGCACGCGAAGCCTTCGCAGCGCGCGTCGCACGCGATCCGTCGCTCGCGCGCTCGGTGGATGCGTGGAATGGCCGGCTGTCGCCGATGGCCGATGAATTCGTTGCCGTCGCACCGCCGATGCATTTGTGGCACGCCATCCGTCGCCGCCTCGGCTTCGATGTCGTCGAACGCACGAGCACGCCGCTATGGGAGCGCATCGCGTTCTGGCGCGGCATGGGCCTGGCGGGCCTGGCCACCACGGCCGCGTGCGTGATTGCGCTGGTCGCCGTGCCGCGCATCGGACCCTCGCCGCTTCCGTCTCGCGCGCATTCCGCCCTGCCCCACCCGGTGCGCCTGGTCTCCACGCTCGCCGACGGCAAGGGACGCACCACCTTCGTCGCCGCCGTCGACGACGACGCCTGCACCATCGTGCTGATGCCGCGCGACCGGCAGCCGGCGCCGGGCCAGGTGCCCGAGTTGTGGGTCATCGGCGCCGACGGCGTGCCGCGCGCGATCGGCGTGGGCAGCGATGCCCCGCTGCAGGCGATGACCGTGCCGGATGCGATGCGCCCGGGCTTGTTGAACGCGGGCCTGCAGCAGACCGGCGCAACGCTGGCCGTCTCGATGGAACCGCCCGGCGGCTCGCCGACGGGCCGGCCCACCGGCTTCATCGCAGGCAAGGGACCGATCACCCGGCTGTAG
- a CDS encoding aldehyde dehydrogenase family protein: MTHPVLKALGLGATESGTYLGNGEWSKTSDAGVIEPVNPTDGAVLAKVHASSQADYDTIVERAQATFKVWRTTPAPRRGEAIRLCAEALRANKDALGSLVALEMGKSKPEGDGEVQEMIDIGEFAVGLSRQLYGLTMHSERPGHRMYEQWHPIGLVGIISAFNFPVAVWAWNAFIAAVCGDISIWKPSPKTPLSAIAAMKICNAALKQGGFPDIFFLFNDAGSDLASTFVDDKRVGLISFTGSTKIGRMVGERVAKRMGRSLLELGGNNAIIVDKSADLKLAIPAIVFGAVGTAGQRCTTTRRLFVHEAIHDDVLSKLVAAYKQVEKKIGDPTDPANLMGPLNSRDGVDAYLDAIAQAKAAGGKVETGGAAIEGKGNFVLPAIVTGLSNDAAIVQHETFAPILYVMKFGSLDEAIGMQNAVPQGLSSSIFTQDLRAAEAFLAASGSDCGIANVNIGTSGAEIGGAFGGEKETGGGRESGSDAWRAYMRRQTNTINYSDALPLAQGIKFDL, encoded by the coding sequence GTGACCCATCCTGTCCTCAAAGCGCTCGGCCTCGGCGCTACCGAATCCGGCACCTACCTCGGCAACGGCGAATGGTCGAAGACCAGCGACGCCGGCGTGATCGAGCCCGTCAACCCCACCGACGGCGCCGTGCTCGCCAAGGTCCACGCGTCCTCGCAGGCCGACTACGACACCATCGTCGAGCGCGCGCAGGCCACGTTCAAGGTGTGGCGCACGACGCCGGCGCCGCGCCGCGGCGAAGCCATCCGCCTGTGCGCCGAAGCGCTGCGCGCCAACAAGGACGCGCTCGGTTCGCTGGTCGCGCTCGAAATGGGCAAGTCGAAGCCGGAAGGCGACGGCGAAGTGCAGGAGATGATCGACATCGGCGAATTCGCCGTCGGCCTCTCGCGCCAGCTCTACGGCCTGACCATGCACTCCGAGCGCCCGGGCCACCGCATGTACGAGCAGTGGCATCCGATCGGCCTCGTCGGAATCATCAGCGCGTTCAACTTCCCCGTCGCGGTGTGGGCGTGGAATGCGTTCATCGCCGCGGTGTGCGGCGACATCTCGATCTGGAAGCCCTCGCCGAAGACGCCGCTGTCGGCCATCGCGGCGATGAAGATCTGCAACGCCGCGCTCAAGCAGGGCGGCTTCCCGGACATCTTCTTCCTGTTCAACGACGCGGGCAGCGACCTGGCTTCGACCTTCGTCGACGACAAGCGCGTCGGGCTGATCTCCTTCACCGGTTCGACGAAGATCGGCCGCATGGTCGGTGAGCGCGTCGCCAAGCGCATGGGCCGTTCGCTGCTGGAACTGGGCGGCAACAACGCGATCATCGTGGACAAGTCGGCCGACCTGAAGCTCGCCATCCCCGCCATCGTGTTCGGCGCCGTCGGCACCGCGGGCCAGCGCTGCACCACGACGCGTCGCTTGTTCGTGCACGAGGCCATCCACGACGATGTCCTGTCGAAGCTGGTTGCCGCGTACAAGCAGGTCGAGAAGAAGATCGGCGACCCGACCGATCCGGCGAACCTCATGGGGCCTCTCAACAGCCGCGACGGCGTGGACGCCTACCTCGACGCGATCGCCCAGGCCAAGGCCGCGGGCGGCAAGGTCGAGACCGGCGGCGCTGCGATCGAAGGCAAGGGCAACTTCGTGCTGCCGGCCATCGTGACGGGCCTGTCGAACGATGCGGCCATCGTGCAGCACGAAACCTTCGCGCCCATCCTCTACGTCATGAAGTTCGGCAGCCTCGACGAAGCGATCGGCATGCAGAACGCCGTGCCGCAGGGCCTCTCGTCGTCGATCTTCACCCAGGACCTGAGGGCGGCCGAAGCCTTCCTCGCCGCCTCGGGCTCGGATTGCGGCATCGCCAACGTCAACATCGGCACCTCGGGTGCGGAGATCGGCGGCGCCTTCGGTGGCGAGAAGGAAACCGGCGGCGGACGCGAGTCCGGATCGGATGCCTGGCGCGCCTACATGCGCCGCCAGACCAATACGATCAACTACTCCGATGCGCTGCCGCTGGCGCAAGGCATCAAGTTCGACCTGTGA
- a CDS encoding quinone-dependent dihydroorotate dehydrogenase, translated as MYGLARPFLFGLDAERAHAVTLAALESAYRTGMNPLVSRAVKPLPTRAFGLNFPNPVGLAAGLDKNGAHIDALLALGFGFVEVGTTTPRPQEGNPKPRMFRLPEKRAVINRLGFNNEGVDALVRNVQRARRTHGLLGINIGKNKDTPNESAEVDYLYCMERVYPLADYITVNISSPNTAGLRELQEEQALRRLVGALREAQERLGSQHGRRVPMLVKVAPDLSDDDIDAAGRVLSDLEVDGVIATNTTVGRFGLEGMKHAEEAGGLSGEPLMGKSTLVLRRLRTRLPEHIPMIGVGGILSGADAAAKTAAGATLVQMYTGLVYRGPALIGECVDAMRRRKEAPSRGHVPPHD; from the coding sequence ATGTACGGACTCGCCCGCCCCTTCCTCTTCGGGCTGGACGCCGAGCGCGCGCACGCGGTGACGCTGGCCGCGCTCGAGTCGGCCTACCGCACCGGCATGAACCCGCTGGTGTCGCGCGCGGTGAAGCCGCTGCCGACGCGCGCGTTCGGGCTCAACTTCCCGAACCCCGTCGGCCTGGCCGCCGGCCTGGACAAGAACGGCGCGCACATCGATGCGCTGCTGGCGCTCGGCTTCGGCTTCGTCGAAGTCGGCACCACCACGCCGCGCCCGCAGGAAGGCAACCCGAAGCCGCGCATGTTCCGGCTGCCCGAAAAGCGCGCGGTGATCAATCGCCTGGGCTTCAACAACGAAGGCGTGGATGCGCTGGTGCGCAACGTGCAGCGCGCGCGTCGCACGCACGGGCTGCTCGGCATCAACATCGGCAAGAACAAGGACACGCCGAACGAGTCGGCGGAAGTCGATTACCTGTACTGCATGGAGCGGGTGTACCCGCTTGCCGACTACATCACCGTCAACATCTCCTCGCCGAACACGGCGGGCCTGCGCGAATTGCAGGAAGAGCAGGCGCTGCGTCGCCTGGTCGGTGCGCTGCGCGAGGCGCAGGAGCGCCTGGGGTCGCAGCACGGGCGCCGCGTGCCGATGCTGGTGAAGGTCGCGCCGGACCTGTCCGACGACGATATCGACGCCGCGGGTCGCGTGCTCAGCGACCTGGAAGTCGACGGCGTGATCGCGACCAACACCACGGTCGGGCGCTTCGGGCTGGAAGGCATGAAGCATGCGGAGGAAGCGGGCGGCCTGTCCGGCGAACCGCTGATGGGCAAGTCGACGCTCGTCCTGCGCCGCCTGCGCACGCGCCTGCCGGAGCACATCCCGATGATCGGCGTGGGTGGCATCCTCTCCGGCGCCGACGCGGCGGCCAAGACCGCCGCCGGTGCGACGCTGGTGCAGATGTACACGGGCCTGGTGTATCGCGGGCCGGCGCTGATCGGCGAATGCGTGGATGCGATGCGCCGACGCAAGGAAGCGCCGAGCCGGGGGCACGTGCCGCCGCATGACTGA
- the murB gene encoding UDP-N-acetylmuramate dehydrogenase produces the protein MAHGFRIVENAKLDARNTFGVAARAPMLVEVADAAALPELFGYGMLREGPVLVLGGGSNVLFAGDPQGVVLALGAQAIAIVEDDGDTAIVRADAGVEWHAFVLWTLGHGLAGLENLSLIPGTVGAAPIQNIGAYGIEVRESIHAVHAFDRRDRSVVRLTPAECAFAYRDSVFKHDPDRYVVTAVDFRLSRTPHLRLDYAGVGDELAAMGIESPRPSQVAEAVCRIRRRKLPDPAVIGNAGSFFKNPIVPAAVADALHAAHPKLPMFRTGDEATRKLSAAWLIDQCGWKGHRDGDAGVADSHALVLVNHGRATGADLLALARRIAASVRERFDVAIEPEPRIVGAVW, from the coding sequence ATGGCGCACGGCTTCCGCATCGTCGAAAACGCAAAACTCGACGCACGCAACACCTTCGGGGTTGCGGCGCGCGCGCCGATGCTCGTCGAAGTCGCCGACGCGGCCGCGCTTCCGGAGCTGTTCGGCTACGGCATGTTGCGCGAAGGCCCCGTGCTGGTGCTCGGCGGCGGCAGCAACGTGTTGTTCGCCGGCGATCCGCAGGGCGTGGTGCTGGCCTTGGGCGCGCAAGCCATCGCGATCGTGGAAGACGATGGCGACACGGCGATCGTCCGCGCGGACGCGGGCGTGGAATGGCATGCCTTCGTGCTGTGGACGCTGGGCCACGGGCTGGCGGGGCTGGAAAACCTTTCGCTGATTCCCGGCACCGTGGGTGCCGCGCCGATCCAGAACATCGGTGCGTACGGCATCGAGGTGCGCGAATCGATCCACGCCGTCCACGCGTTCGATCGCCGCGATCGTTCCGTGGTGCGGCTCACGCCTGCCGAGTGCGCGTTTGCGTACCGTGACAGCGTGTTCAAGCATGACCCCGATCGCTACGTCGTCACTGCCGTGGACTTCCGACTTTCGCGCACCCCGCACCTGCGGCTGGATTACGCCGGCGTCGGCGACGAACTCGCCGCGATGGGCATCGAATCGCCGCGGCCTTCGCAGGTCGCCGAAGCGGTGTGCCGCATCCGCCGCCGCAAACTGCCCGACCCCGCCGTGATCGGCAACGCGGGCAGCTTCTTCAAGAATCCGATCGTGCCGGCCGCCGTGGCCGACGCACTGCATGCGGCGCATCCGAAGCTGCCGATGTTCCGCACCGGCGACGAGGCCACGCGCAAGCTCTCCGCCGCATGGCTGATCGACCAGTGCGGATGGAAGGGCCATCGCGACGGCGATGCCGGCGTGGCCGACTCGCACGCACTGGTGCTGGTCAACCACGGCCGTGCGACGGGCGCGGACCTGCTCGCGCTGGCACGACGCATCGCGGCCTCGGTGCGCGAGCGCTTCGACGTGGCCATCGAGCCCGAGCCCCGCATCGTCGGCGCCGTCTGGTGA
- the recA gene encoding recombinase RecA, which translates to MDENKKRALSAALGQIEKQFGKGSVMRMGDKSVEPAEVIGTGSLMLDIALGIGGLPKGRVVEIYGPESSGKTTLTLQTIAQCQKAGGTAAFIDAEHALDPIYAQKLGVNIDDLLVSQPDTGEQALEIADMLVRSAAVDMVVIDSVAALTPKAEIEGEMGDQLPGLQARLMSQALRKLTGNIKRSNCMVIFINQLRMKIGVMMPGQSPETTTGGNALKFYASVRLDIRRIGSVKKGDEIIGNETRIKVVKNKMAPPFKQVITEILYGEGISREGELIEMGVNAKLVEKSGAWYSAYDERIGQGKENARTFLKENPQVAARLEAELRAKLAPAPQPQEPKRDASESTEA; encoded by the coding sequence ATGGACGAGAACAAGAAGCGCGCCCTCTCCGCCGCCCTCGGGCAGATCGAAAAGCAGTTCGGCAAGGGCTCGGTGATGCGGATGGGCGACAAGAGCGTGGAGCCCGCCGAGGTCATCGGCACCGGCTCGCTCATGCTCGACATCGCGCTGGGCATCGGCGGCCTGCCCAAGGGGCGTGTCGTCGAAATCTATGGTCCTGAGTCCTCGGGCAAGACCACGCTGACGCTGCAGACCATCGCGCAATGCCAGAAGGCGGGCGGCACCGCGGCCTTCATCGACGCCGAACACGCGCTCGACCCGATCTACGCGCAGAAGCTGGGCGTCAACATCGACGACCTGCTGGTCTCGCAGCCCGACACCGGCGAGCAGGCGCTGGAAATCGCCGACATGCTGGTGCGTTCCGCCGCGGTGGACATGGTGGTGATCGACTCCGTCGCGGCGCTCACGCCCAAGGCGGAAATCGAAGGCGAAATGGGCGACCAGCTCCCCGGCCTGCAGGCACGCCTCATGAGCCAGGCGCTGCGCAAGCTCACCGGCAACATCAAGCGCAGCAACTGCATGGTCATCTTCATCAACCAGCTGCGCATGAAGATCGGCGTGATGATGCCGGGCCAGAGCCCGGAAACCACGACGGGCGGCAACGCGCTCAAGTTCTACGCCTCGGTGCGCCTGGACATCCGCCGCATCGGCTCGGTCAAGAAGGGCGACGAGATCATCGGCAACGAAACGCGCATCAAGGTCGTCAAGAATAAGATGGCGCCGCCGTTCAAGCAGGTCATCACCGAAATCCTCTACGGCGAAGGCATCAGCCGCGAAGGCGAGCTGATCGAGATGGGCGTCAACGCCAAGCTCGTGGAGAAGTCGGGTGCCTGGTACAGCGCCTACGACGAACGCATCGGGCAGGGCAAGGAAAACGCCCGCACGTTCCTCAAGGAGAACCCGCAGGTGGCTGCGCGCCTGGAAGCGGAACTGCGCGCGAAGCTCGCGCCGGCGCCGCAGCCGCAGGAACCCAAGCGCGATGCCTCGGAAAGCACCGAAGCCTGA
- the csrA gene encoding carbon storage regulator CsrA: MLILTRRVGETLMIGDSVTVTVLGVKGNQVRIGITAPKDVAVHREEIYQRIQRGEEPGDQGKTGLPPSA; encoded by the coding sequence ATGTTGATCCTGACTCGTCGAGTCGGCGAAACACTGATGATCGGGGATTCGGTGACGGTCACGGTGTTGGGAGTGAAGGGCAACCAGGTTCGCATCGGCATTACTGCGCCGAAGGACGTTGCCGTACACCGGGAAGAGATTTACCAGCGCATCCAGCGCGGCGAGGAACCCGGCGACCAGGGCAAGACAGGTTTGCCGCCTTCGGCGTGA
- a CDS encoding DMT family transporter: MRAALLMLGSSLFFGLMAVAIRLASKSLHTFEIAFFRNFFGLIAASPLLLKHGTQILRTTQFPRYILRCVIGVLGMFCGFWAIGHLPLAQAISLSYSTPLFVTIAAVWMLGEQVRARRWAAVAIGFVGVLMIVRPGSSSFTLGTLVAISAAVLSALVSIQIKQLSRTEPADRIVLYTTMLWVPMSLLPALFVWEWPHGITWLWVAAAGTMGTSGHMLWTRALKVGDVSALSPISFMQLPVVAVAGWLLFDERLDRWTVLGAAIIFSANAYIAHREAQLARRHASQAPTEAAQPNE; the protein is encoded by the coding sequence ATGCGCGCGGCGCTGCTGATGTTGGGCAGCTCGCTCTTCTTCGGCCTGATGGCCGTCGCGATCCGTCTGGCCTCGAAGTCGCTGCACACCTTCGAGATTGCGTTCTTCCGCAACTTCTTCGGCCTGATCGCGGCCTCGCCGCTGCTGCTGAAGCATGGGACGCAGATCCTGCGCACCACCCAGTTCCCTCGCTACATCCTTCGCTGTGTCATTGGCGTGCTCGGGATGTTCTGCGGCTTCTGGGCGATCGGGCACCTGCCCCTCGCGCAGGCGATCTCCCTGTCGTATTCGACGCCGTTGTTCGTGACCATCGCGGCCGTGTGGATGCTGGGCGAACAAGTGCGCGCACGTCGCTGGGCCGCGGTGGCGATCGGCTTCGTCGGCGTGCTGATGATCGTGCGCCCCGGCAGCTCGAGCTTCACCCTCGGCACCCTGGTGGCGATCTCCGCGGCCGTCCTGAGCGCACTGGTGTCGATCCAGATCAAGCAACTCTCGCGTACCGAACCTGCTGACCGCATCGTGTTGTACACGACGATGCTGTGGGTTCCGATGTCGCTGCTGCCCGCCTTGTTCGTGTGGGAATGGCCGCACGGCATCACCTGGCTGTGGGTGGCCGCCGCCGGCACGATGGGCACGAGCGGCCACATGCTGTGGACGCGCGCCCTGAAAGTCGGCGACGTCTCCGCCCTGTCCCCCATCAGCTTCATGCAACTGCCGGTGGTGGCCGTTGCGGGCTGGCTGCTGTTCGACGAACGCCTGGACCGCTGGACCGTCCTGGGCGCCGCCATCATCTTCAGCGCGAACGCCTACATCGCGCACCGCGAAGCGCAGCTCGCACGCAGACACGCCTCACAAGCGCCCACGGAAGCCGCACAGCCGAACGAGTGA
- the alaS gene encoding alanine--tRNA ligase: protein MNSPKTLFSTHQIRSDFLEFFRSKGHAVVPSSPLVPGNDPTLLFTNAGMVQFKDVFLGAEKRSYTRATSSQRCVRAGGKHNDLDQVGYTARHHTFFEMLGNFSFGDYFKREAIQWAWELLTQVWQLPAERLLVTIYHNDDEAFDIWHKVVGLPADRIIRIGDNKGAPFASDNFWQMADTGPCGPCTEIFYDHGAHIAGGPPGSPDEDGDRFIEIWNNVFMQFDRQPDGTLVPLPAPCVDTGMGLERLAAVLQHVHSNYEIDLFQHLIRAAASITDTADLEHKSLRVIADHIRACSFLIVDGVLPSNEGRGYVLRRIIRRAVRHFWKLGALQADGAFWRMVAPLCEVMGEAYPELVQKRELVERALKAEEAAFAQTLDAGMMRLEGYLQASGGKLTGEQLFQLHDTYGCPPDLIADILREKGSSLAPETMAEYERLMEQQRERARAAGKFGGGLALPGELIAQLKPTEFIGYDHGEAGGLTVAAIVRDGRPVDAISAGDEAVVILDRSPFYAESGGQVGDTGRLAELGTMFAVRDTQKLAGQFHGHIGTLTAGTLKVGDHLVGAIDVDRRAATVLNHSATHLLHAALRTVLGSHVTQKGSLVAPDRLRFDFSHFQAMTHQELATIERMVNAEIRHNHVAEVRHMGMQEALDFGAMALFGEKYGERVRVLRMGDTSTELCGGTHVSRTGDIGLFKIVSEGGVSAGVRRIEAVTGQGALDFVVDEERRLHDAARLLGGSAAEVNEKLRALLDRQKKLEREVETLKAKAASGATSDLAGAAVEVAGARVLATRLEGFDAKALREAMDRLKQQLGDAVIVLAGTTDGKAALVAGVSGALVGKVKAGELLAHVASQINGKGGGRPDLAQGGGDDGPALQAALAAVPEWVAERLH, encoded by the coding sequence ATGAATTCGCCCAAGACCCTTTTCAGCACCCACCAGATCCGGTCCGATTTCCTCGAGTTCTTCCGCTCCAAGGGCCACGCCGTGGTCCCGTCCAGCCCCTTGGTGCCCGGCAACGACCCGACCTTGCTGTTCACCAACGCCGGCATGGTGCAGTTCAAGGATGTCTTCCTCGGCGCCGAGAAGCGCAGCTACACGCGCGCGACGAGTTCGCAGCGCTGCGTGCGCGCCGGCGGCAAGCACAACGATCTCGACCAGGTCGGTTACACCGCGCGTCACCACACTTTCTTCGAGATGCTGGGCAACTTCAGCTTCGGCGATTACTTCAAGCGCGAAGCGATCCAGTGGGCGTGGGAGTTGCTGACGCAGGTGTGGCAGCTGCCCGCCGAGCGCCTGCTCGTCACGATCTACCACAACGACGACGAAGCCTTCGACATCTGGCACAAGGTCGTCGGCCTGCCGGCCGATCGCATCATCCGCATCGGCGACAACAAGGGTGCGCCGTTCGCCTCCGACAATTTCTGGCAGATGGCCGACACCGGTCCCTGCGGCCCGTGCACGGAAATCTTCTACGACCATGGCGCGCACATCGCCGGCGGTCCTCCGGGTTCGCCGGATGAAGACGGCGATCGCTTCATCGAAATCTGGAACAACGTCTTCATGCAGTTCGACCGCCAGCCGGACGGCACGCTCGTGCCGCTGCCCGCGCCGTGCGTCGACACGGGCATGGGCCTGGAGCGCCTCGCGGCCGTGCTGCAGCACGTGCACAGCAACTACGAGATCGATCTGTTCCAGCACCTGATCCGCGCCGCAGCGTCGATCACGGACACTGCGGACCTCGAACACAAGTCGCTGCGCGTCATCGCCGACCACATCCGCGCGTGCAGCTTCCTCATCGTCGATGGCGTGCTGCCGTCGAACGAAGGACGCGGTTACGTGCTCCGCCGCATCATCCGCCGCGCCGTGCGTCATTTCTGGAAGCTCGGTGCGCTGCAGGCCGACGGTGCGTTCTGGCGCATGGTCGCGCCGCTGTGCGAAGTGATGGGCGAGGCCTATCCGGAACTCGTGCAGAAGCGCGAGCTCGTCGAGCGCGCGCTGAAAGCCGAGGAAGCCGCGTTCGCGCAGACGCTGGACGCCGGCATGATGCGCCTGGAAGGCTATCTGCAGGCCTCCGGCGGCAAGCTCACGGGCGAGCAGTTGTTCCAGCTGCACGACACCTATGGCTGCCCGCCCGACCTGATCGCCGACATCCTGCGCGAAAAGGGATCCTCGCTCGCGCCGGAAACGATGGCCGAGTACGAACGCCTGATGGAACAGCAGCGCGAACGCGCGCGTGCCGCGGGCAAGTTCGGCGGCGGCCTCGCGCTGCCGGGCGAACTGATCGCGCAGCTCAAGCCCACCGAATTCATCGGCTACGACCACGGCGAAGCCGGCGGCCTCACCGTGGCGGCGATCGTGCGCGATGGTCGCCCTGTCGATGCCATTTCCGCCGGCGACGAAGCCGTCGTGATCCTCGATCGCTCGCCGTTCTATGCCGAGAGCGGCGGGCAGGTCGGCGACACCGGGCGACTGGCGGAGCTGGGCACGATGTTCGCCGTGCGCGACACGCAGAAGCTCGCGGGCCAGTTCCATGGCCACATCGGCACGCTCACCGCGGGCACCCTGAAGGTCGGCGACCATCTCGTCGGCGCGATCGACGTCGATCGCCGCGCCGCCACCGTCCTCAACCACAGTGCCACGCACCTGCTGCACGCCGCGTTGCGCACCGTGCTCGGTTCCCACGTGACGCAGAAGGGCTCGCTCGTCGCGCCCGATCGCCTGCGCTTCGACTTCTCGCACTTCCAGGCGATGACGCACCAGGAGCTCGCGACGATCGAGCGCATGGTCAACGCCGAGATCCGCCACAACCACGTCGCCGAAGTGCGCCACATGGGCATGCAGGAAGCGCTCGACTTCGGTGCGATGGCGCTGTTCGGCGAAAAGTACGGCGAGCGCGTGCGCGTGCTGCGCATGGGCGACACCTCCACCGAGTTGTGCGGCGGCACGCATGTCTCGCGCACGGGCGACATCGGCTTGTTCAAGATCGTGTCCGAAGGCGGCGTGTCCGCGGGCGTGCGCCGCATCGAAGCCGTGACGGGGCAGGGTGCGCTCGACTTCGTCGTGGACGAAGAGCGTCGCCTGCACGATGCCGCCCGACTTCTCGGCGGCAGCGCAGCGGAAGTGAACGAAAAGCTGCGCGCGCTGCTGGATCGGCAGAAGAAGCTCGAGCGTGAGGTCGAAACCCTGAAGGCGAAGGCTGCGTCCGGCGCGACGTCCGACCTCGCCGGTGCCGCGGTCGAAGTGGCCGGCGCGCGGGTGCTGGCCACGCGCCTGGAAGGGTTTGACGCGAAGGCGCTGCGCGAAGCGATGGATCGCCTGAAGCAGCAACTCGGCGATGCCGTCATCGTGCTCGCCGGCACGACGGACGGTAAGGCCGCGCTTGTCGCGGGCGTGAGCGGTGCGCTGGTCGGGAAAGTGAAGGCCGGGGAACTGCTGGCGCACGTTGCCAGTCAGATCAACGGCAAGGGTGGCGGCCGTCCCGACCTCGCGCAGGGCGGCGGCGACGATGGCCCCGCTCTGCAAGCGGCGCTCGCCGCGGTTCCGGAATGGGTCGCCGAGCGCCTACACTGA